AATTAGTAATTACACTCAATTCTTATAGGACTATGAGAATTGGAGAGTGTAATTGAGACCCTCAATTACTTCCAATTACATAGTTAATATGTAATTACATATTCACGTAccattaattaatttgaaaaaattataaaaaaataccaaaaaataataacaaataatAAATGGTGTGATATCATGATCACAATTTAAATTATACATAAATATTACTATAGTAGAAATTTTGAGGCAGTGGGGTTAGTAGCACTAAACACTACGTACTTATTCTCATTGTCATTGTCCTTTTTTTAAAACTTTGTTTttttgctaataattttttttttttaactttgttgtttaaTATTGTTGAGTCATTTTCCAAATTCCAACAACACCAACAAAAATCGTGTGGAATTTATTTTCTTACATAAAATATCCAAAGACATTAAACGAGGCAGTAATGTTCATACATATCTCCTAGAcagtaataatattttatttaattcagaTTTTCCTATTTGAATAGAGAAATTAATAGAAGGAAACTAAAAACCAGATGCTTTTGGTTGCAagatattattataaataattgtAAAGGCATAATTAGTTTGGTCAAAATAATATTGAAAATCATCTAACATTACTTACCATATGTTTTATAAGTTATTACAATATAATATTCAGAACAACCCATCATTATGTCATGCCTAATAATACTATTATTTCAAACTTGCCTACCCATCAAATCAATTTAGAATTTGTTCTATTTTGGAATATTACTTTAAAAATTTATAGTTTGAAGATTAAAATGATGTGTtttaggtttttaatttttttttttttttgtgtttatataaaaaaatttattatattttaaaaaatatatagatatatatataatcaatcaaacatttgAGTAAATCGTATAGGTTAATTTCTTCCAACATTGGATTgattattttgatttttctttttttgacGAAGAATATTTTgacatcttaaaaaaaaatcattgaatTCACATATTCTAAACATGCCAACGGAAAAGCAAGAGTATTAAAACACGTGTAACCAATGAAAACAGCACACGTGTACTAGGAAAGTAGTTAAATATTTTCATCTCACGATTCTCACCAGTCATTCGCCTCCGCCCAATTTAGTCCATTCTCTCTAGCTCTCGTTTTCTCTAACTTGGCctcttctttttcttcaatagattttttgttcaaattttttttcaataattaaatattaatatttttcaatCAATTGATGTGATAAAACGAAACAATTTACCTCCACCGTCTGATATGGCGGGGAAGAcggcgatgatgatgatgatcaccTTCTGGCTTTCGGAGCACCCATCAATAGTCGGGTTCCGGTGGAGTCACACCCAATCATGGGGCTCCACGTGGTCATTCCTCTTCACCGCAATCGCCTTCTACCTCACCCTATCGCTCCTCCTCCATCTCCTTCTCACTCTCTTCCACAACCGTCCGATTTCCCTCGGACCAATCCCAGCCGTCCACAGTCTCACCATGGCTCTAATCTCCGCCACTATCTTCGCCGGAATCCTACTCTCCGCCGCCGCTGAGATCCGCGATACGCGCTGGTCCTGGCGCCGATCCAAACGAACGCCTCTCCAATGGCTCCTCTGTTTCCCTCTCGGAACCCGTCCCTCCGGTCGGGTCTTCTTCTGGTCCTACATATACTACCTCTCCCGATTCCTTCACATGCTTCGAACGCTCTTCTCAATTGTACGACGTCGTAAGCTCTCCTTCTTCCAGCTCCTCAACAACTCAATCCTCACCTTCATGGCCTTCGTCTGGCTCGAGTTCTCCCAATCGTTTCAGGTCCTCGCCATACTCTCCACCACGCTCGTCTACGCCGCCGTATACGGTTACAGGTTCTGGACCGACGTTGGGCTCCGCGGCGCGTGCTTCCCGTTTGTCGCCAACTGCCAGATCGCACTACTAGGCTGCAACGTCGCCTGCCACGTTGGCGTATTGCTCTTGCATTTCATGAAGGGTGGTTGTAACGGAATCGGCGCGTGGGTTTTAAACGCCGTGCTGAACGCCGTAATACTTCTGCTGTTCTTAAACTTTTATGTGAAAATGTACacagggaagaagaagaagacgacgTCGATGATGAGGGAGATTGTTGGGCCTGATGGGCCTGGGCCTGTCGGTTTGGTTCGGTGTGAGCCCGTGGTTCTGTCTTATTCAGGTTTGGGTGGAGTCCATGAAGTAAGCAATAAAGAGCTGTGATGTGATTCAATTTAGGTATTAGTATAATAATTAACTGCGGTTTTTGTGTGTTTAACCTGTAATCTCTAGAAAACTAAATTGTACacaaacaaatatacatataattaagtagagttttttatatatatatatatatatattataattgtaAATCTGCTTTTTGAGTTTTGAGATTAGACAACATTCTTCAACTTGGCTTTCAACTAGTTTAATTACAATTTTAAGTTTGGGAGAAAATTTCCACAAAACAagaaaaagacaaagaaaaagagAGACACCTGAAAATTTGGTTAGTGAAATAAAATTAGAATGGTAAACATAATAGTAAAACTAGAACTATAATATGAATGAACTATATTATTGGAATGGATTATTGTCCCCTTTAGAATTTGTCCCTAAAAGTAAAATTATATTGTTAAGtaccaaattttaattttatatttacaaaatttcagttttattgttaaaatgcttaaattatttttttattaaaacacaattttttggtgataaattgTTAAAGAAAACGGTGAAATAGAAGTAAAACTATTTCATTACTATTCTCATTCCACCTATCATTATTTTTCATACTTGTCAATACTTTGGGAAACAATTTTTAAGCAAGTCCAATAAGAATATCACTTAAAGAAACACAAAATAATAAACATTGCTAAGATTCTTATATGGAATAATATTGTTATAGTGAGTAAATAGAAGAAGAATATTCGCATAGTTTAGAAGCAAACGAAGACAAATTGGTACCAAAATTGAACAAGTCGAGCTTATGAAATGTCGATGAAAGTGTAGTCAACATAGGCAGGAAAGGAAATACGTCTTATATGACAACGAGAGTTGGGCAATATTGTGTGTACCATAATACGTCTTATGAACCTTTTAGGTAAAATGTCACTTTTTTAAAAGGTGGATGTTACTAATAATTTGATTGGTACTTCATATGACAACTCACATTTCACAACGCTTATCATCATTCTGGTTTCTTTTAGTTGTGTTGTGATTACCTTATGATTAATTAATGAATAGGCTTTTTCGAAACCGTTGCTATATCATCCCACTATTTTGATCTCCAACCGTTATTTGCTCTTCCCATTAATCGATTGTGGTGATTGAGAGTAACCCTTGTTAATCaagaaataaattttaaatatatatgtatatatatattttttttaaagatggATTTTTTTCGTGCCCAAAATACGACTTAATTTTAGCAAAGGCTGTACTTGACTTCTTGTCAAAAACATATTTCATTTACTTTATATTTTAGTAACTACAAACATTACAACATGCAATGCGAAATTATGAAGGAAGGAGTGGCCTAAGAATTCTTAATTATTATGTAAACAAAGATGGAGTAACGTGGTTTATCTTAACTCTGTCATTAGCAGGTTCGATCCTAAGATGGTAGAGAGCCAATATAAAATGTCACTTTTATActgaaataaaaaaattacttacaTTAGATGCTACATAAATTTACTTTTCTATACCATGCATTGACACTTGTATTCTGTTGTTCTAGCCTTTAGGCATTGCCTTGTATAATTTTGGAGACTTTGTATTGATTTTCTTATGCTAAATGAGAACCTTGGTTCATTGAGGAGTTATGCACTGACTCAAAGAATGCTTTATTTTACTTTGTTGGTATTAATGGTGCTTTCAATGAGAGAAAGAATGATGAGATTGCAGAGCTCTTGAAGACAATGGAGCTCCACTTCAAGCAACATTCAGAGGCCCAGATGGAAAAGTCCACCTCCTTGCCCGAGTAGCACCGAATCTCGACGGAGGAACGATTGGAACAAATATCCCAATCACTGCCCAATTCTGCTTTGAAGGCAGTAAAACTAGGTAGCGTTCCAGAACAATGACGAGTTACAGGGAGGAGACAAGACGACGTCTCTATGACGAGGGAGATGAACTTTATTTTGAAGACTATTCGAGTAAAGGTCCTGCAATTTGACAGAACCAACGTTGAGAATTGGACCTATAAGATCAACAAGTTATTTGATCCTCATCATGGGAGGCCGATTTGAGAATGGATGTGGTTGCATTTCATTTGGATGAAAATGCATCTACTTGGTATCAATGGATGGAGAAATGGGGGGCACTCACTAGCTGGGATGTTTTCTTGTTCGAGTTACCCAAGCGATTTGGTGCCTCAATTTACGATGACCCGCTAGGTTGAATTGTCAAGTTCACTCAAACTGGTCGACTTTCTCAATATCGTGTTGAATTTGAGGAGCTCATGACCTGAATTCTAGGTGTTTATGATTCCATGTTTCTTAATTGTTTTTATTTGGGGATTGAAGATGGATATTCATAGGGAACTTCTTATGGCTAACCCCACTAATTTGTTGGATGCTATGACCAAGGCACAACTCTTTGAGGATTGACATGATGACCTCTCGGGGCGATTCCGGGGTGAGGGGCCTCGCTCTAATGCTCATTTTTGCAAGGATGTACCTACAAAAATCAGCTGGGCACAAATCTGAAAGCACGATGTCTGCTAGAGTGTTGGGGTCTTTGCCTTCTTCAAATTCACCTACTGGGGCAAATCATTTACCTATAAAAAAACTTTCGCCAGCGAAGTTAAAGGAGCGACATGAGAAGGGGCTTTGTTTCACTTGTGATCAGAAATTCAATTTCAATCACAAGTGCAAGTGCAAGAATCGAGTATTGTTGTTGTGTGGTAATGAAGACGAGGACGAGGAGGTTGGGGATATATTGCCAGTTGCAGTTGAAGAATTGGAGGATGAAGTTAGTCTTCATGTCCTCACTAATCCAGTCATCCCCTGCATATTTCACATTCAAGTTATCCATGGCCCTAAGAATTTGGAGGTACTGATTAACACGGGCAATAACAACAATTTTATCCACGCAAACTTAGCTAAGAGTTTTAAGGTGTATATGGGAAATGGTCAATTCTTAACTTACTGCAAGCAATGAAGGCAATTGGAATTAGTCTTACAGGGACATGTCTTTATGGTGGATTTATATGTACTGCCGATTTGGATGGATTCAAACATAAGGGCCTTGTATTCATGATCATAAGGCGCTCACTATGGAATTTCAATGGAAAGGGAACACAATCAAATTGGATGGAAATACCCAATTGCAAGATAGCCAAATCTCATTTTTCCAACTTAGTACCATGATGCTTGCAGGAGAGGTGGGTTGGCTACTTCGTGTAACCAGAACAACTACGGACACTTAGCATTTGATTCTAAAATTGAGCAGCTAGAGGTGAGCCTGCCATTAGTTGGTAGAGGACTTATTCGGGAGTTTCGGTTAGTCTTTTAGACACCACGCCACCTTCCCCCTGTCCATAATGTGGACCACTGAATCTGTCTACTGCACAGCTCCTCACCTGTGAATGTTCAACCATATCAGTATCCCTATTTTCAAAAGGCCATCATGGAGAAGTTAGTGCATGAAATGATTTCAGCGAGGTTCATTCGCCATGGCACCAACCCTTATTTCTCTCTGGtgctttttgtcaaaaagaaaGATGGCTCTTGGCACTTTTGTGTTGACTACTGCACCTTAAACGGTATTACTATCAAAGATCGCTTTGTCATACTGAGTATTGATGAGCTTTTGGATGAGTTAAGGGCTGCTGTAATCTTTTCAAAGCTAGATCTGCGGGCTAGGTATCACCAAATTCGCATGGATTCACGCGACATTCACAAGATTGCTTTTCTAACACACGAGAGtcactatgaattcctagtcaTGCCCTTCGTCCTAACTAATACTCCTGCCACATTCCAAGCAGCCATGACTCAGGTTTTGAAGCCTTATTTGCCCCACTTTGTCGTTGTATTCTTTGATGATATACTCATTTATAGCAGTAGCTTGGAAGAACATGCTCATCACTTGAGATTAGTGTTTCAATTGTTGACAAAACATCAATTCTAAACTAAAGGCAACAAGTGTTTTTTCTTCCAAAACACAGTGGAGTATTTGGGGCACCTAGTATCCAAAGAGGGGGTAGCCACCGACCTTCCAAGATCATCGCGGTGGTGGAATGGCCCCAACCTCAAACCGTAAAACAACTACAAGGATTTCTAGGACTCACGTGCTGCTATCGATGTTTTGTCACCCATTATGCCTCTGTTGCAGCGCCATTCACAGAACTTTTAAAGAATGATTGCTTTCACTGGTTTGAGGAGGCTTCTCGTGCCTTCGTACAGTTAAAATATGCGATGACAACCACTCCCATCTTGAGGTTACCAGATTTTTCTATGGTCTTTGTGGTTGAGACTGTCGCTTCTAATATTGAGATTGGTGGAGTCCTAATGCAAGACAGACACCCATTGGCTTATTTCAGCAAGAAGTTGGGTCCCCGTTTATTGGGAGCTTCGGCTTATATTCAAGAATTACGAGCTGTGGTTGAAGCTGTGACTTGCTGGCGCCAATATCTTATTGGCCGTCACTTTATTATTTGAACTGATCACAAGAGCTTGAAAGAACTCCTTACTCAGGTCATTCAAACTCCAAAGCAATAGTTTTGTCTCAAAAAATTAATGGGTTATAATTTTAGTATTGAGTATAAGGTAGGAAAAGAAAATTATGTGGCTGATGCATTATCTCAGCATGATGAGATTCCACAAGTGCGGTTGGGCGCTGCTATTTCCGCTAGGCGTTTCGCTCTCCTAGACAATTTGAAGCGTGAAAATGAGACTAGTGAGGAACTAATTTTGTTACATCAGCAGTTACAAGCTGATAAGTTGCAAGATTCTCCTTATAGTGTTCGTGATGGCTACTAATGCACAAGCATCGTTTTGTTCTTAGAAAAACTTCCCTCTTGAAACCACTTTTATTACAAGAATTTCATGCTACATGGGAGGACATGCTGGAGTGGAGCACACCTTGTTGTGCCTAAGTGGAAGTTTTGCTGGACTATGTGTCCTCTTGTTTCATTTGTCAAAAGGTAAAATATTCCACATCTGCTCCTTATGGTCTCTTACAGCCTTTGGAGATTCCATAATGAGTTTGGGAGGATCTCGCCATGGATTTTATGGTCTCACATGGCTTCACCACTATTCTTGTTGTTATTGATCGTTTGACTAAGTACACACATTTCAGAGAGCTGCCAATGCAATATACTGTTGAATTGTTCTCTAAAATGGTTATTCGACTTCACGGTATGTCTTGCACTATTTGATAAGCGAGTTTTTGACTtgctttattgtgtttgttttaggaaaaatttgaggtaattaagtttgtTTTGTACAAAATTACGCTAGTTTATTTTTTGTTCAGGTTTTATTAGTCTTACATATGAGATTGAGTGAAATAAGAagaaaattgttcaaaagaatGTTAAATTTGGTCATTTTGAGGTGATCGTGGCCTCGAGGTTTGTTGATGGGTTGTGTTGGACTTTTTGGAGCAACTTTTGGAAGTTTATGAAAGATTAAAGTTACTTGTTGAAGCGCATCAGCGCTACGAAATTCCAGAGAAGAGATTCAGCCCAGGATGAAGCGCACCAACACTGCTTCCCAAGTGCCCTTATGCTTCAAAGTTCCGAGAGAATGTTTTTTACGATTTCACAAGTGCACCAGCGCCACCAAACTAGCCCCATGCGCTATTGTCCGTACGAATGACAAAAATAAGCATTTTGAGTGGGGTAAAAAGttcttttcataaaaagtcattaGGGTTGTTAATAGAGGGGAGACTGAGTGCGAATTTTAGTCTGGTTTTTCA
The genomic region above belongs to Humulus lupulus chromosome 1, drHumLupu1.1, whole genome shotgun sequence and contains:
- the LOC133812573 gene encoding elongation of fatty acids protein 3-like translates to MAGKTAMMMMITFWLSEHPSIVGFRWSHTQSWGSTWSFLFTAIAFYLTLSLLLHLLLTLFHNRPISLGPIPAVHSLTMALISATIFAGILLSAAAEIRDTRWSWRRSKRTPLQWLLCFPLGTRPSGRVFFWSYIYYLSRFLHMLRTLFSIVRRRKLSFFQLLNNSILTFMAFVWLEFSQSFQVLAILSTTLVYAAVYGYRFWTDVGLRGACFPFVANCQIALLGCNVACHVGVLLLHFMKGGCNGIGAWVLNAVLNAVILLLFLNFYVKMYTGKKKKTTSMMREIVGPDGPGPVGLVRCEPVVLSYSGLGGVHEVSNKEL